DNA from Thermomicrobium roseum DSM 5159:
CTTTCCCGTCTCACCATACCCGAGCAGTCGAATCCCGTGAAGTTCCACGAGCGGTTTCTCCGCGCTCGACAAACATTCCGATCCATCGTCAGCAGGGACGCACGTCGATCGGACCAGGATCACGGGTGCCTGACGATCCGAGCTTTCGGCTGCACGAGCGCAGGCACGCCAAAGCATGGACTGGCGTCGTGGACCACGGCAGGATGGTATAGTTGATATGTTGCACCTCGGTCGAACCCCGCGGTCGCACCGATGAACGATTCGATTTCAGAGGAGTACTCGTGAACAACTCGACCCTGACAGTGATGAACCCGAGCGGATTCGCCGCACTCGGGCTTTCGCCCGCCTTGCTCGCTGCCCTCCGTGATGTCGGTTTCGAGCAACCGATGCCGGTCCAGACGGAAGCGATCCCCGTTCTCTTGAGTGGGCGCGATGCTATCGTCCAAGCCCACACGGGAACAGGCAAAACCGCAGCATTCGCCTTGCCGATTCTTCAGGGATTGGTCCCTTACGGGCATGGTCCGCAAGCGCTCGTTCTCACTCCGACGCGCGAACTCGCGATCCAAGTGGCCGAAGCGATCCATCGTCTCGGCCGCTATCTCGATGCCCGCGTCCTGGCACTCTACGGTGGTCAGCCGATCGAGCGGCAGCTGCGTGCCCTCCGGCACCCGGTCGACGTCATCGTCGGCACTCCGGGCCGCATCATGGACCACTTGCGCCGCGAGACGTTGCGACTGGATCAGGTCCGCGTCGTCATCTTGGACGAAGCCGATGAAATGCTGGACATGGGCTTCATCGAGGACGTCGAGTGGATCCTCGAGCATGTACCGCGCGAGCGGCAAACCGCCCTCTTCTCGGCCACGATCCCGCCCCGGATCCGCCAGCTGACGCAGCGTTATCTGCGAGCACCGGTGACCATCGCCATCCACCCCGAACGGGTGACTGTCCCCTCCATCGCGCAGACGGTGTACGAGGTGGCAGCGCATGCCAAGCTCGAGGCGCTGAGTCGGATTCTCGATTACGAGGCACCGACCTCCGCGATCATCTTCGTGCGCACCAAGAGCGGCGCCGATGAACTGGCCCATAAACTGCAGTCGCTCGGCTACGCTGCCGAGGCGA
Protein-coding regions in this window:
- a CDS encoding DEAD/DEAH box helicase; this translates as MNPSGFAALGLSPALLAALRDVGFEQPMPVQTEAIPVLLSGRDAIVQAHTGTGKTAAFALPILQGLVPYGHGPQALVLTPTRELAIQVAEAIHRLGRYLDARVLALYGGQPIERQLRALRHPVDVIVGTPGRIMDHLRRETLRLDQVRVVILDEADEMLDMGFIEDVEWILEHVPRERQTALFSATIPPRIRQLTQRYLRAPVTIAIHPERVTVPSIAQTVYEVAAHAKLEALSRILDYEAPTSAIIFVRTKSGADELAHKLQSLGYAAEAIHGDLSQAMRDRAMQRFRAGQVDLLIATDVAARGLDIPAVSHVINFDIPSDPESYVHRIGRTGRAGATGTAITLIEPRERWLLRTIERAIGQRLIPKRIPTREEIARRQRELLGASLSEVIEQRDLELGRRIVDQLLPDHDAVDIAAAAVLLLLEARNVSPERAGDLTEIERAEPGMVRLRLELGRRDGIRPSDIVGAIANEAGIPGKEIGQIEIADRYTLVDVPQRAADRVVAALSRTRLRGRAVVVRRLDSTR